In a single window of the Pseudomonas entomophila genome:
- the rlmD gene encoding 23S rRNA (uracil(1939)-C(5))-methyltransferase RlmD yields the protein MSRKKSNGGLRFQPTGGNRATQIPLGKKQRLLIERVSGDGRGIAFIEGRTWFVSGALGGEEVEARVLGARGKVVEARLERVFQASPERREAPCRHYARCGGCNLQHLPHDGQLALKQRLLAEQLQRVAGVQPDEWAAPLCGPEFGYRRRARVAVRWDVKQRQLDVGFRAEASQDIIAIDDCPVLVQPLQAIMRHLPTVLRSLSKPQALGHVELFSGTAEAVLVRHVAALPAADLARLEAFCREAGAQLWLQGEGEPAPVDAAQRLGFALEPWGMELAWRPGDFVQVNAQVNTLMIQQALAWLAPQAHERVLDLFCGLGNFALPLARQAREVVAVEGVQAMVERAEANAQGNNVHNARFFQADLSQPLAGAGWVAEGFSAVLLDPPRDGAYEVVQGIARLGAKRLVYVSCNPATLARDTQVLVGQGYRLKRAGILDMFPQTAHVEAMALFEAG from the coding sequence ATGTCCAGAAAGAAAAGCAACGGTGGTCTGCGTTTCCAGCCGACCGGTGGCAACCGTGCCACACAAATTCCGCTAGGCAAGAAGCAGCGCCTGTTGATCGAGCGCGTGTCTGGCGACGGCCGCGGCATCGCCTTCATCGAGGGGCGCACCTGGTTCGTCAGTGGCGCGCTGGGTGGCGAAGAGGTCGAGGCGCGGGTGTTGGGCGCCCGTGGCAAGGTGGTCGAGGCGCGGTTGGAGCGGGTGTTCCAGGCCAGCCCCGAGCGGCGCGAGGCGCCGTGCCGGCACTACGCGCGCTGCGGTGGCTGCAACCTCCAGCACCTGCCCCATGACGGCCAACTGGCGCTCAAGCAGCGCCTGCTCGCCGAGCAGTTGCAGCGCGTCGCCGGCGTGCAGCCGGACGAATGGGCCGCGCCGCTGTGTGGGCCAGAGTTCGGCTATCGGCGGCGAGCACGGGTGGCGGTACGTTGGGACGTGAAGCAGCGCCAGCTCGATGTGGGTTTTCGCGCCGAGGCCAGCCAGGACATCATCGCCATCGACGACTGCCCGGTGCTGGTACAGCCCTTGCAGGCCATCATGCGCCACCTGCCGACCGTGCTGCGCAGCTTGAGCAAGCCGCAGGCGCTGGGGCATGTGGAGTTGTTCAGCGGCACGGCTGAAGCGGTACTGGTCCGGCACGTGGCAGCATTGCCGGCTGCAGACCTGGCGCGCCTGGAGGCATTCTGCCGGGAAGCCGGCGCTCAGCTTTGGTTGCAGGGCGAAGGCGAACCGGCGCCCGTGGACGCTGCGCAGAGGCTGGGCTTTGCCCTGGAACCCTGGGGCATGGAGCTGGCCTGGCGGCCGGGCGACTTCGTCCAGGTCAACGCCCAGGTCAACACCCTGATGATCCAGCAGGCCCTGGCCTGGCTGGCGCCACAGGCCCATGAGCGGGTGCTGGACCTGTTCTGCGGCCTGGGCAACTTCGCCCTGCCGCTGGCCCGGCAGGCGCGCGAAGTGGTGGCGGTGGAAGGCGTGCAGGCGATGGTCGAGCGTGCCGAAGCCAATGCCCAGGGCAACAATGTGCATAATGCACGGTTTTTTCAGGCCGATTTATCGCAGCCTTTGGCGGGCGCCGGATGGGTCGCCGAAGGCTTTTCTGCGGTACTCTTGGATCCACCGCGTGACGGGGCCTATGAGGTGGTGCAAGGCATCGCCCGGCTCGGCGCGAAGCGGCTGGTCTATGTATCGTGCAACCCGGCCACGCTGGCGCGAGACACGCAGGTGCTGGTCGGGCAGGGGTACCGGTTAAAAAGGGCCGGGATTCTCGACATGTTTCCTCAGACGGCGCATGTCGAGGCCATGGCGTTATTCGAGGCGGGCTAG
- a CDS encoding sensor histidine kinase, translating to MLDRHSLFWRLAILLVGFCLLMIGLSYTWGRHMETRNAFLSEPARQVLRGYAGEAEQAWRARGREGVDRWLAGMRQRESTWVGVLDGDLQPLGSAALTGSEVQHLTRLRGVDWPMSRRTLGQPWLRLPFPQAPEQGMLVIELPERFSPGQYRLFWRVITNGIIPGLFTLLLCVGLYRMLIVPLNQLREQANAWRADQLSARLDPRTTQRQDELGELARAFDQMAERLQGTVALQQQLLRDLSHEMRTPLSRLRVACDGEADLQRLRERLHREVDGMQQLVEDTLQLAWQDAERAPMNLEPIQLQALWEMLSENACYESGWAPERLCCALPANCWVQGNLNHLAQALENMLRNAIRHSPVGGVVRLSGRREGGYWRLDLEDEGGGVAEDDLERIFAPFTRLDGSRPGDGGFGLGLSIARSAIQRQGGRVWAVNGERGLRVCMRLSAVMDRAAQPSVGAA from the coding sequence GTGCTCGACCGCCATTCGCTGTTCTGGAGGCTGGCCATCCTGCTGGTGGGTTTCTGCCTGTTGATGATCGGCCTGAGCTACACCTGGGGCCGGCACATGGAAACCCGGAATGCCTTTCTCTCCGAACCCGCTCGGCAGGTGTTGCGCGGCTATGCCGGCGAGGCCGAGCAGGCCTGGCGCGCACGTGGTCGCGAGGGCGTGGACCGTTGGCTGGCGGGCATGCGCCAGCGTGAATCCACCTGGGTAGGCGTGCTTGATGGCGACCTCCAGCCGCTGGGCAGTGCGGCGCTGACGGGGAGCGAGGTGCAGCACCTGACCCGTCTGCGAGGGGTTGATTGGCCCATGAGCCGTCGCACCCTCGGCCAGCCTTGGCTGCGCCTGCCTTTCCCGCAGGCGCCGGAGCAAGGGATGCTGGTGATCGAATTACCCGAGCGCTTCAGCCCGGGGCAGTACCGTCTGTTCTGGCGGGTGATCACCAACGGCATCATTCCCGGGCTTTTCACCTTGCTGCTGTGTGTGGGCCTCTACCGCATGCTGATCGTACCGCTCAACCAACTGCGCGAGCAGGCCAACGCCTGGCGCGCCGACCAGCTTTCGGCGCGCCTCGACCCCCGTACCACCCAGCGTCAGGACGAGCTTGGCGAGCTGGCTCGGGCCTTCGACCAGATGGCCGAGCGCCTGCAGGGGACCGTGGCGCTGCAACAGCAACTGCTGCGCGACCTCTCCCACGAAATGCGCACCCCGCTCAGCCGCCTGCGCGTGGCCTGTGACGGCGAAGCCGACTTGCAACGCCTTCGCGAGCGTCTGCACCGAGAAGTGGATGGCATGCAGCAACTGGTCGAGGACACCCTGCAACTGGCCTGGCAGGATGCCGAGCGGGCGCCGATGAACCTGGAGCCGATCCAGCTCCAGGCGTTGTGGGAGATGCTCAGCGAGAACGCCTGCTACGAAAGCGGCTGGGCGCCGGAGCGGCTGTGTTGCGCGTTGCCAGCCAATTGCTGGGTGCAGGGCAACCTCAATCACCTGGCCCAGGCGTTGGAGAACATGTTGCGCAATGCTATCCGCCATTCGCCAGTGGGTGGCGTGGTGCGCTTGAGTGGGCGGCGTGAAGGTGGTTACTGGCGGCTCGACTTGGAAGATGAAGGTGGCGGCGTGGCCGAAGACGATCTGGAGCGCATTTTCGCGCCGTTTACCCGGCTTGATGGCTCCAGGCCCGGCGATGGTGGTTTCGGCCTGGGGTTGAGCATCGCCCGCAGCGCGATCCAGCGCCAGGGCGGCAGGGTGTGGGCGGTCAATGGTGAGCGCGGGTTGCGGGTCTGCATGCGCCTATCGGCGGTGATGGATCGCGCAGCGCAGCCTTCTGTGGGGGCGGCTTAA
- the relA gene encoding GTP diphosphokinase — protein MVQVRVHQPVNNDGSINLEAWLDHVVSVDSQLDRAALKDACEFAHEVEKKGNPAKHSWADGTSSFQAGLEIAEILADLKLDQDSLVAAVIYRSVREGKVTLAEVGQRFGPVVSKLIDGVLRMAAISASLSPRQSLVLGSQAQVENLRKMLVAMVDDVRVALIKLAERTCAIRAVKAADDEKRLRVAREVFDIYAPLAHRLGIGHIKWELEDLSFRYLEPDQYKQIAKLLHERRLDRERFISDVMNQLQNELLATGVNADISGRAKHIYSIWRKMQRKGLEFSQIYDVRAVRVLVPEVRDCYTALGIVHTLWRHIPKEFDDYIANPKENGYRSLHTAVIGPEGKVLEVQIRTHSMHEEAELGVCAHWRYKGTDVKPSSNHYEEKISWLRQVLEWHEELGDIGGLAEQLRVDIEPDRVYVFTPDGHAIDLPKGATPLDFAYRVHTEIGHNCRGAKINGRIVPLNYSLQTGEQVEIITSKHGSPSRDWLNSNLGYVTTSRARAKIVHWFKLQARDQNVAAGKTLIERELSRLGLPQVDFERLAEKANVKTAEDMFAALGAGDLRLAHMVNAAQQLLEPERIEPVELIPRQARGIRAGKRSDIQIQGVGNLLTQMAGCCQPLPGDAIVGYITQGRGVSIHRQDCASVLQLAGKEPERMIQVSWGPIPVQTYPVDIVIRAYDRPGLLRDVSQVLLNEKINVLAVNTRSNKEDNTALMSLTIEIPGLDALGRLLGRISQLPNIIETRRNRTP, from the coding sequence ATGGTACAGGTGAGAGTGCACCAGCCGGTCAACAACGACGGCAGTATCAATCTCGAAGCATGGCTCGATCATGTGGTGAGCGTCGATTCGCAGCTCGATCGCGCGGCATTGAAGGACGCTTGCGAATTCGCCCATGAGGTCGAGAAAAAGGGCAACCCGGCCAAGCATTCCTGGGCGGATGGGACGTCCAGTTTCCAGGCGGGCCTGGAAATCGCCGAGATCCTCGCGGACCTCAAGCTCGACCAGGATTCGCTGGTGGCCGCGGTCATCTACCGCTCGGTGCGTGAAGGCAAGGTGACCCTTGCCGAAGTCGGCCAGCGTTTCGGGCCGGTCGTCTCCAAACTGATCGACGGCGTGCTGCGCATGGCTGCCATCAGCGCCAGCCTCAGCCCGCGCCAGTCGCTGGTGCTGGGCTCCCAGGCGCAGGTCGAGAACCTGCGCAAGATGCTGGTGGCGATGGTCGACGACGTGCGCGTGGCGCTGATCAAGCTCGCCGAACGCACCTGTGCCATCCGTGCGGTGAAGGCCGCCGATGACGAGAAGCGCCTGCGCGTGGCTCGCGAAGTCTTCGATATCTATGCGCCGCTGGCGCACCGACTGGGTATTGGCCATATCAAGTGGGAACTCGAGGACCTGTCGTTCCGCTACCTCGAGCCCGACCAGTACAAGCAGATCGCCAAGCTGCTGCACGAACGGCGGCTGGACCGCGAGCGCTTCATCAGCGATGTGATGAACCAATTGCAGAACGAGTTGCTGGCCACCGGCGTCAATGCCGACATCAGCGGCCGGGCGAAACACATCTATTCGATCTGGCGCAAGATGCAGCGCAAGGGCCTGGAGTTCAGCCAGATCTACGACGTGCGCGCAGTGCGCGTGCTGGTACCTGAGGTGCGTGACTGTTACACCGCGCTGGGCATCGTGCACACCCTCTGGCGGCACATCCCCAAGGAGTTCGATGACTACATCGCCAACCCCAAGGAGAATGGCTACCGCTCGCTGCACACGGCAGTGATCGGCCCCGAGGGCAAGGTGTTGGAGGTGCAGATTCGCACCCACTCGATGCACGAGGAAGCCGAGCTGGGCGTCTGCGCCCACTGGCGCTACAAGGGCACCGACGTCAAGCCCAGCTCCAACCACTACGAGGAGAAGATCTCCTGGTTGCGGCAGGTGCTCGAGTGGCATGAAGAGCTGGGCGATATTGGCGGGTTGGCTGAACAGCTGCGGGTCGATATCGAACCGGACCGGGTCTATGTATTCACCCCGGACGGCCATGCCATCGACCTGCCCAAAGGTGCCACGCCGTTGGATTTCGCCTACCGCGTGCACACCGAGATCGGCCACAACTGCCGTGGCGCCAAGATCAATGGGCGCATCGTGCCGCTCAACTACAGCCTGCAAACCGGCGAGCAAGTGGAGATCATCACCAGCAAGCACGGTAGCCCGAGCCGTGACTGGCTGAACTCCAACCTTGGCTATGTCACCACCTCGCGGGCGCGGGCCAAGATCGTTCACTGGTTCAAGCTGCAGGCCCGCGACCAGAACGTCGCCGCCGGCAAGACCCTGATCGAGCGCGAGCTGAGCCGCCTGGGCCTGCCCCAGGTGGACTTCGAGCGCCTGGCGGAGAAGGCCAACGTCAAGACTGCCGAGGATATGTTCGCCGCCCTGGGCGCGGGCGACCTGCGTCTGGCGCACATGGTCAATGCCGCCCAGCAGTTGCTCGAGCCCGAGCGCATCGAGCCGGTCGAGCTGATTCCGCGCCAGGCCCGGGGTATCCGCGCCGGCAAGCGCAGCGATATCCAGATCCAGGGCGTCGGCAACTTGCTCACGCAGATGGCCGGCTGCTGCCAGCCGCTGCCGGGCGACGCCATCGTCGGTTATATCACCCAGGGTCGCGGCGTGAGCATTCACCGCCAGGACTGCGCCTCGGTGTTGCAACTGGCGGGCAAGGAGCCGGAGCGGATGATCCAGGTCAGCTGGGGGCCGATCCCGGTGCAAACGTATCCAGTGGACATCGTCATCCGCGCCTACGACCGCCCGGGCCTACTGCGCGACGTGTCGCAGGTGCTGCTCAACGAAAAGATCAACGTGCTGGCGGTCAACACCCGCTCGAACAAGGAAGACAACACCGCACTGATGTCGCTGACCATCGAGATCCCTGGCCTGGATGCCCTTGGGCGCTTGCTCGGGCGGATCTCGCAGTTGCCGAACATCATCGAGACGCGGCGTAACCGCACCCCTTGA
- a CDS encoding DUF3108 domain-containing protein, translating to MRRALLLALAVLALPLQAADLKPFSASYTADWKQLPMSGTAERSLVKNANGTWDLNFKASMMIASLTERSTLKLDNDTLLPQKYHFERGGLGKAKQVDLSFDWDSKKVTGKDRGDAINLPLNRGVLDKSSYQLALQHDVAAGKKSMTYQVVDGDEIDTYDFRVLGTEKVTTKTGQVEAIKVERVRDPSQSKRITELWFAKDWDYLLVQLRQVETDGKEYVIVLQDGTVDGKAVKGN from the coding sequence ATGCGTCGCGCCCTGCTCTTGGCTCTCGCCGTGCTTGCCCTGCCGCTCCAGGCAGCTGACCTGAAGCCGTTCTCGGCCAGCTACACCGCCGACTGGAAGCAGTTGCCCATGAGCGGTACCGCCGAACGCAGCCTGGTCAAGAACGCCAACGGCACATGGGACCTGAACTTCAAGGCCTCCATGATGATCGCCAGCCTGACCGAGCGAAGCACCCTCAAGCTCGACAACGACACCTTGCTGCCGCAGAAGTACCACTTCGAGCGCGGAGGCCTGGGCAAAGCGAAGCAAGTCGACCTGAGCTTTGACTGGGACAGCAAGAAAGTCACCGGCAAGGACCGTGGCGATGCTATAAACCTGCCACTCAACCGCGGCGTGCTGGACAAGTCGTCGTATCAACTGGCCCTGCAGCACGATGTGGCGGCGGGCAAGAAGAGCATGACCTACCAGGTGGTCGACGGTGACGAGATCGACACCTACGACTTCCGCGTGCTGGGCACCGAGAAAGTGACCACCAAGACCGGCCAGGTCGAGGCGATCAAGGTCGAGCGCGTGCGCGACCCGAGCCAGAGCAAGCGCATCACCGAGCTGTGGTTCGCCAAGGACTGGGACTACCTGCTGGTGCAATTGCGCCAGGTCGAGACCGATGGCAAGGAATACGTGATCGTGCTGCAGGATGGCACGGTCGATGGCAAGGCGGTCAAGGGCAACTGA
- the purM gene encoding phosphoribosylformylglycinamidine cyclo-ligase: MSKQPSLSYKDAGVDIDAGEALVERIKGVAKRTARPEVLGGLGGFGALCEIPAGYKQPVLVSGTDGVGTKLRLALNLNKHDSIGQDLVAMCVNDLVVCGAEPLFFLDYYATGKLNVDVAATVVTGIGAGCELAGCSLVGGETAEMPGMYEGEDYDLAGFCVGVVEKADIIDGSKVVTGDALIALPSSGPHSNGYSLIRKILEVSGTDIDNTQLDGKPLADLLMAPTRIYVKPLLQLIKQTGAVKAMAHITGGGLLDNIPRVLPKGAQAVVDVASWQRPAVFDFLQEKGNVDEHEMHRVLNCGVGMVICVAQDQVENALNVLRAEGEQPWVIGRIDVAAEGAAQVELHNLKAH; the protein is encoded by the coding sequence ATGAGCAAGCAACCCTCCCTGAGCTACAAGGACGCCGGTGTAGACATCGACGCCGGCGAAGCACTGGTCGAACGCATCAAGGGCGTCGCCAAGCGCACCGCACGCCCTGAAGTCCTGGGTGGCCTGGGCGGCTTCGGCGCCCTCTGCGAGATCCCGGCCGGCTACAAGCAGCCGGTGCTGGTCTCCGGCACCGACGGCGTCGGCACCAAACTGCGCCTGGCACTGAACCTGAACAAACACGACAGCATCGGCCAGGACCTGGTCGCCATGTGCGTCAACGACCTGGTGGTGTGCGGCGCAGAGCCGCTGTTCTTCCTCGACTACTACGCCACTGGCAAGCTCAACGTCGACGTGGCCGCCACTGTGGTCACCGGCATCGGCGCCGGTTGCGAACTGGCCGGTTGCTCGCTGGTCGGTGGTGAAACCGCTGAAATGCCAGGCATGTACGAAGGCGAGGATTACGACCTGGCCGGCTTCTGCGTCGGCGTGGTGGAAAAGGCCGACATCATCGACGGCTCGAAAGTGGTCACCGGCGACGCCCTGATCGCCCTGCCATCCTCCGGCCCGCACTCCAACGGCTACTCGCTGATCCGCAAGATTCTCGAAGTGTCCGGTACCGACATCGACAACACCCAGCTCGATGGCAAGCCGCTGGCCGACCTGCTGATGGCCCCGACCCGCATCTACGTCAAGCCCTTGCTGCAACTGATCAAGCAAACCGGCGCGGTCAAGGCCATGGCCCACATCACTGGCGGCGGCCTGCTGGACAACATCCCGCGCGTGCTGCCAAAAGGCGCCCAGGCCGTGGTCGACGTAGCCAGCTGGCAGCGCCCGGCGGTATTCGACTTCCTGCAGGAAAAGGGCAACGTCGACGAGCATGAAATGCACCGCGTGCTGAACTGCGGCGTGGGCATGGTCATCTGCGTGGCCCAGGACCAGGTCGAAAACGCCCTGAACGTGCTGCGCGCCGAAGGCGAGCAACCGTGGGTGATCGGCCGTATCGACGTGGCCGCCGAAGGCGCCGCACAGGTCGAGCTGCACAACCTCAAGGCACACTGA
- a CDS encoding DUF2058 domain-containing protein, with product MSLSLRDQLLKAGLVNQKQVSQTNKAEKKQKRLEHKGQVEVDDSQQRLAKEAMAEKAKKDQELNRQVQEKAEQKARAAQVKQLIEATRLPKLTTEDYYNFVDDKKVKRIAVNALMRSKLSNGALAIVAHGGGYEVIPREAAVKIQERDPNRILLLNTHVEEADEDDPYAAYKIPDDLMW from the coding sequence ATGAGCCTTTCCCTTCGCGACCAATTGCTCAAAGCCGGTCTGGTCAACCAGAAACAGGTTTCTCAGACCAACAAGGCTGAGAAAAAACAGAAACGCCTGGAGCACAAAGGCCAGGTCGAGGTGGACGACAGCCAGCAGCGCTTGGCCAAGGAAGCCATGGCCGAGAAGGCTAAAAAGGATCAGGAACTGAACCGCCAGGTCCAGGAAAAGGCCGAGCAGAAAGCCCGCGCCGCACAGGTCAAGCAACTGATCGAAGCGACCCGCCTGCCCAAGCTGACCACCGAGGACTACTACAACTTCGTCGATGACAAGAAGGTCAAGCGCATCGCCGTCAACGCCCTGATGCGCAGCAAGTTGAGCAATGGCGCGCTGGCGATCGTCGCCCATGGCGGTGGCTACGAGGTGATCCCGCGCGAGGCGGCGGTGAAGATCCAGGAGCGCGACCCTAACCGCATCCTGCTGCTTAACACTCATGTCGAGGAAGCGGACGAGGACGACCCGTACGCGGCCTACAAGATCCCTGATGATCTGATGTGGTAA
- the mazG gene encoding nucleoside triphosphate pyrophosphohydrolase — protein MTYTLEDLLHLMARLRDPQHGCPWDLKQDYASIVQHTLEEAYEVADTIERGDFEHLQGELGDLLFQVVYYSQLAREEGRFEFTGVVDAITRKLIRRHPHVFPTGDLYAPLDTPALSEAQVKSRWEEIKAEERAEKSEPEQLSLLDDVPAALPALSRAAKLQKRAATVGFDWPEALPVLDKVREELDEVLQAMADGDSDALEDELGDLLFATVNLARHLKHDPENTLRRANRKFERRFRFIEQALREQGLSIQDRTLDELDALWGEAKRQEKNLPSCG, from the coding sequence ATGACCTACACACTTGAAGACCTGCTGCACCTCATGGCCCGCCTGCGCGACCCGCAGCACGGCTGCCCGTGGGACCTGAAGCAGGACTACGCCAGCATCGTCCAGCACACCCTCGAAGAGGCCTACGAAGTCGCCGACACCATCGAGCGCGGTGACTTCGAGCATTTACAGGGTGAGCTGGGCGACTTGCTGTTCCAGGTGGTCTACTACAGCCAGCTGGCACGGGAAGAGGGGCGTTTCGAGTTCACTGGCGTGGTCGATGCGATCACCCGCAAGCTGATCCGTCGCCACCCCCATGTCTTCCCCACGGGCGATCTCTACGCGCCCTTGGATACCCCCGCGCTGAGCGAGGCCCAGGTCAAGTCGCGCTGGGAGGAAATCAAGGCCGAGGAGCGCGCCGAAAAGAGCGAGCCCGAGCAGCTGTCTCTGCTTGATGATGTTCCCGCCGCGCTGCCGGCCCTGTCCCGCGCCGCCAAGCTGCAGAAGCGCGCGGCCACGGTCGGTTTCGACTGGCCCGAGGCGCTGCCGGTGCTGGACAAGGTGCGCGAGGAGCTCGATGAAGTCCTGCAAGCCATGGCCGATGGCGACAGCGACGCCCTGGAAGATGAGCTGGGCGACCTGCTGTTCGCCACCGTCAACCTCGCCCGGCACCTCAAGCACGACCCGGAAAACACCCTGCGCCGGGCCAATCGAAAGTTCGAGCGGCGTTTTCGTTTTATCGAACAGGCATTGCGTGAGCAGGGCCTGTCCATCCAAGATCGTACCCTCGACGAGTTGGACGCCCTCTGGGGCGAGGCCAAGCGTCAGGAAAAGAACCTGCCCAGCTGCGGCTGA
- the cysM gene encoding cysteine synthase CysM — translation MTLQYPTIADCVGHTPLVRLQRMAGATSNTLLLKLEGNNPAGSVKDRPALSMITRAELRGQIKPGDTLIEATSGNTGIALAMAAAIKGYQMILIMPDNSTAERKAAMTAYGAELILVTKEEGMEGARDLAEKMQAEGRGLVLDQFANGDNPIAHYNSTGPEIWQQTQGTITHFVSSMGTTGTIMGCSQYLKEQNPAVQIVGLQPMEGSAIPGIRRWPHEYLPKIFDAARVDRVMDMSQQEAEETTRRLAREEGIFCGVSSGGAVAAMLRLSREVENAVMVAIICDRGDRYLSTGLFDPT, via the coding sequence ATGACCCTGCAGTACCCAACCATCGCCGACTGCGTCGGCCACACGCCTCTGGTTCGCCTGCAGCGCATGGCCGGGGCCACCAGCAACACCTTGCTGCTCAAGCTCGAAGGCAACAACCCGGCCGGCTCCGTCAAGGACCGCCCGGCGCTGTCGATGATCACCCGCGCCGAACTGCGCGGCCAGATCAAACCTGGCGACACGCTGATCGAAGCCACGTCCGGCAACACTGGCATTGCCCTGGCGATGGCGGCGGCGATCAAGGGCTACCAGATGATCCTGATCATGCCTGACAACTCCACCGCCGAACGCAAGGCGGCGATGACCGCCTACGGTGCCGAGCTGATCCTGGTCACCAAGGAAGAGGGCATGGAGGGCGCGCGCGACCTCGCCGAGAAAATGCAGGCCGAAGGCCGCGGCCTGGTCCTCGACCAGTTCGCCAACGGCGACAACCCGATCGCCCACTACAACAGCACCGGCCCGGAAATCTGGCAACAGACCCAGGGCACCATCACCCACTTCGTCAGCTCCATGGGTACCACCGGCACCATCATGGGCTGCTCGCAGTACTTGAAGGAGCAAAATCCGGCGGTGCAGATCGTCGGCTTGCAACCCATGGAAGGTTCGGCCATTCCGGGGATTCGCCGCTGGCCCCATGAGTATCTGCCGAAGATCTTCGACGCAGCCCGCGTCGACCGCGTGATGGACATGTCCCAGCAGGAAGCCGAGGAAACCACTCGCCGCCTGGCCCGTGAAGAGGGCATTTTCTGCGGCGTGTCGTCCGGCGGTGCGGTGGCGGCCATGCTGCGCCTGTCCCGTGAAGTCGAGAATGCAGTGATGGTCGCCATCATCTGCGACCGCGGCGATCGCTACCTGTCCACCGGCCTGTTCGACCCGACCTGA
- the purN gene encoding phosphoribosylglycinamide formyltransferase, producing MPGKTCNVVVLLSGSGSNLQALIDSTSASDSPARIRAVISNRADAYGLERAKAAGIDTAVLEHTGFDGREAFDAALIALIDGFAPDLVVLAGFMRILSGGFVRHYQGRLLNIHPSLLPLYKGLHTHQRALEAGDREHGCSVHFVTEELDGGPLVVQAVVPVVAGDTPQTLAQRVHVQEHQIYPLAVRWFAEGRLRLGEQGALLDGQPLAASGHLIRN from the coding sequence ATGCCGGGCAAGACCTGTAACGTGGTGGTGTTGCTGTCGGGCTCCGGCAGCAACCTGCAGGCGCTGATCGACAGTACCAGCGCCAGTGACAGCCCGGCCCGCATCCGCGCGGTGATCTCCAACCGCGCCGATGCCTACGGCCTCGAACGCGCCAAGGCCGCCGGCATCGACACGGCCGTGCTCGAACACACCGGCTTCGACGGCCGCGAGGCCTTCGACGCGGCGCTGATTGCGCTGATCGACGGTTTCGCTCCCGACCTGGTGGTGCTGGCCGGCTTCATGCGCATTCTCAGCGGCGGTTTCGTGCGTCACTATCAAGGCCGCCTGCTCAACATACATCCGTCATTGCTGCCGTTGTACAAAGGCCTGCACACTCACCAGCGCGCGCTGGAGGCTGGCGACCGGGAACATGGCTGCAGCGTGCACTTCGTCACCGAGGAACTCGATGGCGGGCCTCTGGTCGTACAGGCTGTGGTTCCAGTGGTTGCGGGCGACACGCCGCAGACACTGGCCCAGCGGGTACATGTGCAGGAACACCAGATCTACCCGCTGGCGGTACGCTGGTTCGCCGAAGGACGCTTGCGTCTGGGCGAACAGGGTGCATTACTGGATGGCCAGCCGCTGGCGGCCAGCGGTCACTTGATTCGAAATTAG
- a CDS encoding response regulator transcription factor, producing the protein MNPVAIHATSILAIEDDPVLGAYLHEELQRGGFQVTWCRNGLEGLEAAGQQVFDLVLMDILLPGLNGLDALARLRRHSATPVILMSALGAEADRICGFQRGADDYLPKPFSFTELRVRIEAILRRVAIERRHHAPREWSSDTLHFDEQLTDVSLAGASAGLTPSEFRLLDLLHRSQDEVLSKPFLYQQVLQRGYSRHDRSLDMHVSQIRRKLKAIGYHERQIRTVWGKGYVFGTGEAD; encoded by the coding sequence ATCGAAGACGACCCTGTGCTCGGTGCCTACCTGCACGAGGAGCTGCAACGTGGCGGTTTCCAGGTGACCTGGTGCCGTAATGGCCTCGAAGGGCTAGAGGCGGCGGGGCAACAGGTGTTCGACCTGGTGCTGATGGATATTCTGTTGCCGGGGCTTAACGGCCTCGATGCGCTCGCCCGCCTGCGCCGGCACAGCGCCACGCCGGTCATCCTGATGTCGGCGCTGGGCGCGGAGGCGGACCGCATCTGCGGTTTCCAGCGTGGCGCCGATGATTACCTGCCCAAGCCTTTCAGCTTTACCGAGCTGCGTGTGCGTATCGAGGCGATCCTGCGGCGGGTGGCCATCGAGCGCCGTCACCACGCGCCGCGCGAGTGGAGTAGCGACACACTGCATTTCGACGAGCAACTCACCGACGTCAGCCTGGCCGGCGCCTCGGCGGGGTTGACGCCCAGTGAGTTCCGCCTGCTCGACCTGCTCCACCGCAGCCAGGACGAAGTGCTGAGCAAGCCCTTCCTCTATCAACAGGTCCTGCAGCGCGGCTATTCGCGCCATGACCGCAGCCTGGACATGCATGTCAGCCAGATCCGTCGCAAGCTCAAAGCCATCGGTTATCACGAGCGGCAGATTCGTACGGTGTGGGGCAAAGGCTATGTATTCGGCACGGGCGAGGCGGACTGA